Proteins found in one Actinokineospora alba genomic segment:
- a CDS encoding SDR family oxidoreductase, giving the protein MKIPPYPAGHALLDGKVVVVTAAAGTGIGSAVARRALEEGAKVVVSDWHERRLNETAAKLAADHPGKVHSLVCDVTDETHVQALIDGAAEHFGRIDVLVNNAGLGGTKSIVDMTDDEWSRVLDVTLNGTFRCTRAAVRRFIAQGGGGSIVNNASVIGWRAQLGQAHYAAAKAGVMALTRCTAVDVAEHGIRVNAVAPSLAMHPFLAKVTSDELLTELAGREAFGRAAEPWEVANVMVFLAGDYASYLTGEVISVSSQHP; this is encoded by the coding sequence ATGAAGATTCCGCCGTACCCGGCCGGGCACGCCCTGCTCGACGGCAAGGTCGTCGTCGTCACCGCCGCCGCGGGCACCGGCATCGGCTCCGCGGTCGCCCGCCGCGCGCTGGAGGAGGGCGCCAAGGTCGTCGTCAGCGACTGGCACGAACGCCGCCTGAACGAGACGGCCGCGAAACTGGCCGCCGACCACCCCGGCAAGGTGCACTCACTGGTCTGCGACGTCACCGACGAAACCCACGTGCAGGCCCTCATCGACGGCGCCGCGGAGCACTTCGGCCGCATCGACGTCCTGGTCAACAACGCAGGCCTGGGTGGCACCAAGTCCATTGTGGACATGACGGACGACGAGTGGTCCCGCGTCCTCGACGTCACCCTCAACGGCACCTTCCGCTGCACCCGCGCGGCGGTCCGGCGGTTCATCGCCCAAGGCGGCGGCGGGTCGATCGTCAACAACGCCTCGGTCATCGGCTGGCGCGCCCAGCTTGGCCAAGCCCACTATGCGGCGGCCAAGGCTGGGGTGATGGCGCTGACCAGGTGCACCGCCGTCGACGTCGCCGAACACGGCATCCGGGTGAACGCCGTCGCGCCCAGCCTGGCCATGCATCCCTTCCTGGCCAAGGTGACCAGCGACGAACTGCTCACCGAACTGGCGGGCCGGGAGGCGTTCGGCAGGGCCGCCGAGCCGTGGGAAGTCGCCAATGTCATGGTGTTCCTGGCCGGCGACTACGCCTCCTACCTCACCGGAGAGGTCATCTCGGTCAGCAGCCAGCACCCCTGA